A single region of the Rhodospirillales bacterium genome encodes:
- a CDS encoding phage holin family protein, translating to MAVQEKPIRALLGDLIEGVNRLVRQEIRLAQVESSEKLSEVLSGIAGIAAGLLVALVALLVLVQALVVALAEHTALTPALAALVVGVVLALIAFVLVYMGQKALRARNLALPRTVSALQDDKDMVMERTR from the coding sequence ATGGCAGTTCAGGAGAAACCGATTCGGGCATTGCTTGGCGATCTGATCGAAGGCGTCAACCGGCTGGTGCGACAGGAGATCCGGCTCGCACAGGTGGAGAGTTCCGAGAAGCTGAGCGAAGTATTAAGCGGGATCGCGGGGATCGCGGCCGGGCTGCTGGTCGCTCTGGTCGCCCTGCTTGTGCTGGTTCAGGCGCTCGTTGTGGCTCTGGCGGAACATACCGCATTGACGCCGGCGCTGGCGGCGCTGGTGGTTGGGGTCGTACTCGCGCTGATCGCATTCGTGCTCGTCTACATGGGACAGAAGGCGCTGCGTGCTCGTAACCTCGCGCTGCCGCGGACCGTGTCGGCCCTGCAGGACGACAAGGATATGGTGATGGAGAGAACTCGATGA